Proteins encoded in a region of the Haloglomus salinum genome:
- a CDS encoding SDR family oxidoreductase — translation MDLALDGNAALVTAGSAGLGRASALALAAAGADVAVCGRTADHLDDAREALRAAGDGDVLAVEADITEKEAVEGFVERTVDEFGRLDHVVTSAGGPPSGPFLDTDDGDWYRAYDLLVMSAVWTTRAAYPHLAEAATDAVDASTIVNITSRSVQEVIDGLVLSNSVRRAVIGLMKTQAREFAPEVRVNAVLPGAHETDRIGDLIEQSVERGEFADYDEGRESWSEGIPLERMGRPEELGEAVAWLSSPASSYVNGTALPVDGGSLRST, via the coding sequence ATGGACCTCGCACTCGATGGGAACGCAGCACTGGTGACCGCAGGGAGCGCCGGCCTCGGGCGCGCGAGCGCCCTCGCCCTCGCTGCGGCGGGCGCTGACGTGGCGGTCTGTGGCCGGACGGCGGACCACCTCGACGACGCCCGTGAGGCGTTGCGCGCGGCCGGGGACGGCGACGTGCTCGCGGTAGAGGCAGACATCACCGAGAAGGAGGCCGTCGAGGGGTTCGTCGAGCGTACCGTCGACGAGTTCGGCCGCCTCGACCACGTCGTGACCTCGGCCGGTGGCCCGCCGTCGGGGCCGTTCCTCGACACCGACGACGGCGACTGGTATCGCGCGTACGACCTGCTCGTCATGTCCGCGGTCTGGACGACACGGGCGGCGTACCCGCACCTCGCAGAGGCCGCGACGGACGCTGTCGACGCCAGCACCATCGTCAACATCACCTCCCGCTCCGTGCAGGAGGTCATCGACGGCCTCGTCCTCTCGAACAGCGTCCGGCGGGCGGTCATCGGCCTGATGAAGACCCAGGCCCGCGAGTTCGCACCCGAGGTCCGGGTGAACGCGGTCCTCCCGGGCGCCCACGAGACGGACCGCATCGGCGACCTCATCGAGCAATCCGTCGAGCGTGGCGAGTTCGCCGACTACGACGAGGGCCGCGAGTCCTGGAGCGAGGGCATCCCCCTCGAGCGGATGGGTCGGCCCGAGGAGCTGGGCGAGGCGGTGGCCTGGCTCTCCAGCCCGGCGTCGTCGTACGTGAACGGGACCGCGCTGCCCGTGGACGGTGGGAGTCTCCGGAGCACGTAG
- a CDS encoding site-2 protease family protein, translated as MVDGLPLAVAVVAFAAVAELLDRTGRLPESVSVTGPFVTLSSTRGRTLLTRLARPRRAWRRAGNVGLTGVGVAMVLAAVGVLLAGAAVLADPGASPIDSASSVLVIPGVNRFLPVAAAPELLFAVLVGLLVHEGGHGIYCRVEGIEVDSVGLFLLGVIPAGAYVLPGEDSDERANLPGWARMFAAGPVNNVVLAVVAFLALLAVLGSVQPVPGVAVGGAFAGAPAADAGIERGDVLTSLDGRPVRSAADLDAALANASGTVRVERADGPPTQVRPEPTVVRAADGAPLTTPETVVAVNDTNVSSERAFREALGPREVAALRVRPGTIDPGFDPSSPTYGDDGTRTAVAAMGLSGQVVEGGPLAAAGLPAGERVVLVRVDGDRTLDLAALEDALADRDPGDQIRVVAYAPSEDARHAGARRELTISLGGDSAPVVGVLPEAGVSGLVVSDFGVGVYDTGTYLTALRGGGIPAAGADGLLGRVFAFLLLPLAGVTGLAGYNFAGFVGSARPLYELTGPLAGLGDVGFAVTNGLFWLVWLNIQLAAFNCIPAYPLDGGRLVRVGTEWLGVRYDVADPARLAERVMVGTTLVMLSVLGLILVVSVAL; from the coding sequence ATGGTCGATGGCCTCCCCCTCGCGGTCGCAGTCGTCGCCTTCGCGGCCGTCGCCGAACTCCTCGACCGGACAGGACGGCTTCCCGAGAGCGTCAGCGTTACGGGGCCGTTCGTCACGCTCTCGTCGACCCGCGGGCGGACGCTGCTGACCCGGCTGGCCCGCCCACGGCGCGCGTGGCGGCGCGCCGGCAACGTCGGGCTCACCGGTGTCGGTGTCGCCATGGTCCTCGCGGCGGTCGGCGTCCTCCTCGCGGGGGCTGCCGTGCTCGCAGACCCCGGGGCCTCGCCCATCGACTCGGCGAGCAGCGTCCTCGTCATCCCGGGTGTCAACCGCTTCCTGCCGGTCGCGGCCGCGCCGGAACTCCTGTTCGCCGTCCTCGTCGGGCTCCTCGTCCACGAGGGCGGACACGGTATCTACTGCCGCGTCGAGGGTATCGAGGTCGACAGCGTCGGCCTGTTCCTCCTCGGCGTGATTCCGGCCGGCGCGTACGTCCTCCCGGGCGAGGACAGCGACGAGCGCGCGAACCTGCCGGGCTGGGCGCGGATGTTCGCCGCCGGCCCGGTCAACAACGTCGTCCTCGCTGTCGTCGCGTTCCTCGCGCTGCTGGCGGTCCTCGGGAGCGTCCAGCCCGTCCCGGGCGTCGCGGTCGGCGGCGCCTTCGCCGGCGCGCCTGCCGCGGACGCCGGAATCGAGCGCGGCGACGTGCTGACCAGCCTCGACGGGCGGCCCGTGCGGTCGGCGGCGGACCTGGACGCCGCTCTGGCGAACGCCTCCGGAACGGTCCGCGTCGAGCGGGCCGACGGTCCGCCGACCCAGGTGCGGCCGGAGCCGACGGTCGTCCGGGCCGCCGACGGTGCGCCACTGACGACGCCGGAGACGGTGGTGGCGGTCAACGACACGAACGTCTCCAGCGAGCGCGCGTTCCGCGAGGCGCTCGGCCCCCGCGAGGTGGCCGCACTCCGTGTCCGCCCCGGGACCATCGACCCCGGCTTCGACCCTTCGTCGCCGACGTATGGCGACGACGGCACCCGGACGGCCGTCGCGGCGATGGGGCTCTCGGGGCAGGTCGTCGAGGGCGGGCCGCTGGCCGCGGCCGGCCTCCCGGCCGGGGAACGAGTCGTCCTCGTCCGGGTGGACGGCGACCGGACGCTCGACCTGGCGGCGCTGGAGGACGCGCTCGCGGACCGGGACCCGGGGGACCAGATTCGAGTCGTGGCGTACGCCCCCTCGGAGGACGCCCGGCACGCCGGCGCCCGTCGTGAACTGACGATATCGCTCGGCGGCGATTCTGCCCCCGTCGTCGGCGTCCTCCCTGAGGCGGGCGTCTCCGGGCTGGTCGTCTCGGACTTCGGCGTCGGCGTCTACGACACCGGGACGTACCTCACGGCGCTCCGGGGCGGTGGCATCCCGGCGGCGGGCGCGGACGGCCTGCTCGGTCGAGTTTTCGCCTTCCTCCTGCTGCCGCTCGCGGGCGTGACGGGCCTCGCGGGCTACAACTTCGCCGGATTCGTCGGGTCCGCGCGCCCGCTGTACGAACTGACGGGGCCGCTCGCGGGGCTCGGCGATGTCGGCTTCGCCGTCACGAACGGCCTGTTCTGGCTGGTCTGGTTGAACATCCAGCTCGCGGCGTTCAACTGCATCCCCGCCTACCCGCTGGACGGCGGCCGGCTCGTCCGCGTCGGCACGGAGTGGCTCGGCGTGCGCTACGACGTGGCCGACCCGGCGCGACTCGCCGAGCGCGTGATGGTCGGGACCACGCTGGTGATGCTGTCGGTGCTGGGGCTGATTCTGGTCGTGAGCGTCGCGCTGTGA
- a CDS encoding HIT family protein, translated as MDQVFAPWRIEWVERDPDDQNPEMDCPFCGLPERENAREARIVARSDHAFVLLNNYPYNPGHAMVIPFEHGGDYGTLSDEQLLDHARLKARTLDALETAFHPDGVNTGENLGGDAAGGSIEDHLHTHVVPRWSGDTNFMPVISDTKVIVEALEDTYDRLHDAFAAQDGAEPPGPERAIRLDLG; from the coding sequence ATGGACCAGGTCTTCGCCCCGTGGCGCATCGAGTGGGTCGAGCGCGACCCCGACGACCAGAACCCCGAGATGGACTGCCCGTTCTGTGGGCTCCCAGAGCGAGAGAACGCCCGCGAGGCCCGCATCGTCGCCCGCTCCGACCACGCGTTCGTCCTGCTGAACAACTACCCGTACAACCCGGGCCACGCGATGGTCATCCCGTTCGAGCACGGCGGCGATTACGGTACGCTCTCGGACGAGCAACTGCTCGACCACGCCCGACTGAAGGCCCGGACGCTGGACGCGCTGGAGACAGCGTTCCACCCGGACGGCGTCAACACCGGCGAGAACCTCGGCGGCGACGCCGCGGGCGGCTCCATCGAGGACCACCTCCACACCCACGTCGTCCCGCGCTGGAGCGGCGACACCAACTTCATGCCCGTCATCTCCGACACGAAGGTCATCGTCGAGGCGCTGGAGGACACGTACGACCGGCTCCACGACGCGTTCGCCGCACAGGACGGGGCCGAGCCCCCCGGGCCGGAGCGGGCCATCCGGCTCGACCTCGGCTGA
- a CDS encoding tRNA (N(6)-L-threonylcarbamoyladenosine(37)-C(2))-methylthiotransferase, whose amino-acid sequence MARYHIETYGCTSNRGESREIERRLRDAGHHPVDGPDEADVAILNTCTVVEKTERNMLRRAEELESEVADLIVTGCMALAQGEEFADADIDAQVLHWEEVPTAVTNGECPTTTPDAEPVLDGVVGILPIARGCMSNCSYCITKFATGRIDSPSVAENVRKAEALVHAGAKELRVTGQDTGVYGWDEGERKLPELLDRICDIEGEFRVRVGMANPGGVHGIREELADVFARNEELYDFIHLPVQSGSDEVLEEMRRQHRVEKFRDIVETFDDRLDHWTLSTDFIVGFPTEDEADHEQSMELLREIRPEKVNVTRFSKRPGTDAADLKGLGGTIKKERSKAMSELKRGVVLEAHREMVGQRRRVLCVEQGTGDSVKCRDPAYRQVIVQNASDHGVEPGDFLEVEVTAAETVYCFAEPVRSATERSEGARTPADD is encoded by the coding sequence ATGGCCCGCTACCACATCGAGACGTACGGGTGTACGTCCAACCGGGGGGAGAGCCGCGAGATCGAGCGGCGACTCCGCGACGCCGGCCACCACCCCGTCGACGGCCCCGACGAGGCGGACGTGGCCATCCTCAACACCTGTACGGTCGTCGAGAAGACGGAGCGCAACATGCTCCGGCGGGCCGAGGAACTCGAATCCGAGGTGGCGGACCTCATCGTCACCGGCTGCATGGCGCTGGCACAGGGCGAGGAGTTCGCGGACGCGGATATCGACGCGCAGGTCCTCCACTGGGAGGAGGTCCCGACAGCGGTCACGAACGGCGAGTGCCCGACGACGACGCCGGACGCCGAACCCGTCCTCGACGGCGTGGTCGGCATCCTCCCCATCGCGCGGGGGTGCATGAGCAACTGCTCGTACTGCATCACGAAGTTCGCGACCGGACGCATCGATAGCCCGAGCGTCGCGGAGAACGTCCGGAAGGCCGAGGCGCTGGTCCACGCGGGCGCGAAGGAACTCCGCGTCACCGGCCAGGACACCGGCGTCTACGGCTGGGACGAGGGCGAGCGCAAGCTCCCGGAGCTGCTCGACCGCATCTGCGACATCGAGGGCGAGTTCCGCGTCCGCGTGGGGATGGCCAACCCCGGCGGCGTCCACGGCATCCGCGAGGAACTCGCCGACGTGTTCGCGCGCAACGAGGAGCTGTACGACTTCATCCATCTGCCCGTCCAGTCCGGGAGCGACGAGGTACTCGAGGAGATGCGCCGCCAGCACCGCGTCGAGAAGTTCCGCGACATCGTGGAGACCTTCGACGACCGACTGGACCACTGGACCCTCTCGACGGACTTCATCGTCGGCTTCCCCACCGAGGACGAGGCCGACCACGAGCAGTCGATGGAGTTACTCCGGGAGATACGGCCCGAGAAGGTCAACGTCACACGGTTCTCGAAGCGCCCGGGCACGGACGCCGCGGACCTGAAGGGGCTCGGCGGGACCATCAAGAAGGAGCGCTCGAAGGCGATGAGCGAACTGAAACGGGGGGTCGTCCTCGAAGCGCACCGGGAGATGGTCGGCCAGCGCCGGCGCGTCCTCTGTGTCGAGCAGGGGACCGGCGACTCAGTGAAGTGCCGCGACCCGGCCTATCGACAGGTCATCGTCCAGAACGCCTCCGACCACGGCGTCGAACCCGGCGATTTCTTGGAGGTGGAGGTGACCGCGGCGGAGACGGTCTACTGCTTCGCCGAACCCGTCCGGTCGGCGACCGAGCGGTCCGAGGGCGCGCGGACGCCCGCGGACGACTGA
- a CDS encoding DUF3268 family zinc-finger domain-containing protein gives MASEQESVGDVDTVLREERERVETALVEFAPDLLRRLGVAPDAVVSDLFTPAFVAAATDFADFEEFLTVAGVESLWDLGRWLDWVLDWHVLGNTRFWSWEWMVHAAVVVQATAAEIGPVRCQCGGPVTPVTASDVEEPGRADSRWVEYRCTACDATGRASRAPDGTETFDGLERV, from the coding sequence ATGGCGTCCGAACAGGAGTCCGTCGGTGACGTCGACACGGTGCTTCGTGAGGAGCGCGAGCGGGTCGAGACTGCCCTCGTCGAGTTCGCCCCCGACCTGCTGCGCCGACTCGGTGTGGCCCCGGACGCGGTCGTCTCCGACCTGTTCACGCCGGCGTTCGTCGCCGCGGCCACGGACTTCGCCGACTTCGAGGAGTTCCTGACCGTGGCCGGGGTCGAGTCGCTCTGGGACCTCGGGCGCTGGCTGGACTGGGTGCTCGACTGGCACGTCCTCGGGAACACGCGGTTCTGGTCGTGGGAGTGGATGGTCCACGCTGCCGTGGTGGTGCAGGCGACAGCCGCCGAAATCGGCCCGGTTCGGTGTCAGTGTGGTGGCCCGGTGACGCCGGTGACGGCCTCCGATGTGGAGGAGCCGGGGCGGGCCGACAGCCGCTGGGTCGAGTACCGCTGCACGGCGTGTGACGCGACGGGCCGAGCCAGCCGCGCACCCGACGGTACCGAGACGTTCGACGGACTCGAACGGGTCTGA
- a CDS encoding cation diffusion facilitator family transporter produces MPDAEPGTPSEPGTPSEPGTPSEPGTPSEPGTPSEPGGYPQSGGRPGEEAASERRRDVLRRVGLLVLGVNLVLAVAKGAVWYLTGSLAVGGEAVNSLADALYSVVVLGGLYLTTQPPDFEHPHGHERIEPFVSLVVALGVFIAAGAVARNAIGALLSGEPAVSGGVPAMVVLALSAVVKFGLYRYVLDVARRRHSPALRATALDNRNDILAASAALLGVLGASAGYPWLDPAAALVVAAAIAYTGVEIVRDNVTYLVGRAPPEDLRADIVRRALYHPDVEGAHDVIAHYVGPEVDVSLHIEVAGDRTLHEAHDIETDVVSAIRDLPEVDDVFVHVDPKELGEWKDDPDVDRLAGEAPDGATDGEPTPADE; encoded by the coding sequence ATGCCCGACGCCGAGCCCGGCACCCCATCCGAGCCCGGCACCCCATCCGAGCCCGGCACCCCATCCGAGCCCGGCACCCCATCCGAGCCCGGCACCCCATCCGAGCCCGGTGGCTATCCGCAGAGCGGTGGGCGGCCCGGCGAAGAGGCCGCGAGCGAGCGGCGGCGGGACGTGCTTCGCCGCGTCGGCCTGCTCGTCCTTGGCGTCAACCTCGTTCTCGCGGTCGCGAAGGGCGCCGTCTGGTACCTCACCGGCAGCCTCGCGGTCGGGGGCGAAGCCGTCAACAGCCTCGCTGATGCCCTCTACTCGGTGGTCGTGCTGGGTGGGCTCTACCTCACCACCCAGCCGCCGGACTTCGAGCACCCACACGGGCACGAGCGCATCGAGCCGTTCGTCTCGCTCGTCGTCGCGCTGGGTGTCTTCATCGCCGCGGGGGCCGTCGCACGGAACGCTATCGGGGCACTGCTCTCCGGGGAGCCGGCCGTCTCGGGCGGGGTGCCGGCGATGGTCGTCCTCGCGCTCTCGGCCGTCGTGAAGTTCGGCCTCTACCGGTACGTCCTCGATGTCGCCCGGCGCAGGCACTCACCCGCGCTCCGTGCGACCGCACTCGACAACCGGAACGACATCCTCGCAGCCAGCGCGGCGCTCCTGGGGGTCCTCGGCGCGAGTGCCGGCTACCCGTGGCTCGATCCCGCGGCCGCACTGGTTGTCGCCGCCGCAATCGCCTACACCGGCGTCGAGATCGTCCGCGACAACGTCACCTATCTCGTCGGCCGGGCACCCCCCGAGGACCTCCGCGCCGATATCGTCCGTCGTGCGCTCTACCACCCCGACGTGGAGGGTGCCCACGATGTCATCGCCCACTACGTCGGTCCGGAGGTGGATGTCTCGCTCCACATCGAGGTGGCTGGCGACCGCACCCTCCACGAGGCCCACGACATCGAGACGGACGTGGTGAGCGCCATCCGCGACCTGCCCGAGGTCGACGACGTGTTCGTCCACGTCGACCCGAAGGAACTGGGCGAATGGAAGGACGACCCCGACGTGGACCGGCTGGCGGGCGAGGCTCCGGACGGCGCCACCGACGGTGAACCGACCCCGGCAGACGAGTGA